The sequence below is a genomic window from Lolium perenne isolate Kyuss_39 chromosome 7, Kyuss_2.0, whole genome shotgun sequence.
CGGCCTTGATCAAGAAGGCCCTCGAGGAGGGGCTTGACCGTCTAGTACTCATCACGCTGCGACAACTGGTGGCCACAGTCTTCCTTTCTCCGATTGCATTTTTCAAAGAACGGTACATAAATTTAATTCAAAGCATATGATAAGATTTCAGAATTAGGCTATAAATTGACATTACCGTTGTTTTCTCAGGACCACAAGGCCTAAGCTCACACTGGAGATCCTCATATACCTCTTCTTTAGCGCAGCGCTAGGGTATGGTTTCAAACATAACTTCACAAATGTCACTTCCTCATATTTGTACAGTGACCTGGCTAATGTCCTCCCAGATATGATTCTACTTAAAAGTTAACTCATCATTTCCTTTTCTTGTGTTTTTCCTCCCATTTAGCGCGGCTCTCTCTCAGTATACCTTTTTCTATGGGTTGCAATACACAACAGCAACATTTGCCATAACTTTTACAAACTTAGCTCCTGTGCTCACTTTCATCATTGCTGTCTTGCTAAGGTGTGCCAAATTTCAAAATTTTCCTGGTAACTTTCATGCACCTTGTTCTTCCTAATGTTATCTGAAAACCTTTTGGAATGCTACTCATGGATGCAGGGTGGAATCACTGAACATGAAGAGCAAGGCAGGAGTAGCGAAGATCAGCGGGACACTCATGTCGTTCGCCGGCGTCATGCTTCTTACCCTCTACAAGGGTGTGGCCTTGACACACCAAGGTGACCAATCTGTGCTTTCAGGCCAGCATGCAGAAGCAACAACAGAATCTGGCAAGAAAAGCTGGACGCTGGGCACTCTAGCATTACTGGCAAACTGCCTGTGCTTCTCCTTCTGGCTCCTGCTGCAGTCCAAGCTCACTAAGAAGTACCCAGCACTCTATTCCAGCACTGCATACATGTTCCTCATCAGCTCCATGCAGGGCGGGGGCCTGACGGTGGCGATACAGAGGCGGAAATCGGTGTGGGTCCTCAAACAGACAGTGGAAATTGTTACTGTTCTATATACAGTAAGATCATCCCGTTACAATTCATTAAAGTTAGTTAAGAAAACTCTGCAGAGAATTGACTGAACAAAACAAAACCACTTTTTCATATGTTACAGGGAATTTTGGGGTCTGGAGTAGGATATGTAATAATGACATGGTGTGTCGAAAAAAGAGGGCCGGTGTTCACTTCATCCTTCATCCCTATCATCCAGATCATGGTTGCCATAATTGATTTCTTCTTTCTCCATGAGAACATCTACCTTGGAAGGTGAACCTTACTTGCCTCAGTTGTTAAATCAAGATGGTACCATGTTACTGAAATCGTGCTAACCTTTTAAGTTTCTGAGCGAGTTATCGTAAATTTACACTTCCAGAATTGCAATGGCTGGTCTAAATGGCATCATCTTTTGTATTTTTGTTATATCATTTCAGTGTACTGGGATCCATACTGATGATCATGGGCCTCTATATTCTGCTGTGGGGAAAGAACAGGGATGCCTCAGTGACAGTAGCATCTGtcaaagaagaggaagaggaagaggaagaggataagGAGAAGCAAACCCAATCATGAGGACCAAACTATGCCATTGTTTGGTTGTCAAACTGCCGCATAGATTCCTCCTTAGTTTCCTAAAACCTATATGGTATAACCAAGAGTAATAGTATACAGTACTACCATTAGTGCAGTTGTCGGATGTGTTTTTCCTCACACTACGAAGCGATATGTCGGACTAATTTCCATGGCAATATGCCTGAATTTAGCCCCAGATTCTGCAGGCGATGGAAGTGGCGGCATAAGCTGCCCACATCTCAACACGTTAGAACATCTTGATCTGTCACATTGAACATGAcaagaaagaaaataaaagaaaaggaaaggaaaTATTCTCCACACTTCTATTCGTACGACTGCCCCACCGTCCTTTGAGGGCCGCTATCGAATCAATGCTTTGTGATTTGATTAGGCCACAAAGATATCTTTTGCTCATCAAAGAAGAGGCAGTGGGCATTGGATCTTGGAACTTTCCCATGGGAAGGTGTTTCTCTACATTGTTCTTTGTAGACCCTAAAATGGGCTCATGCTACAATTTTCAGTGCTAAGACAGCATCTAATGCTCTACAGTAGAAGAAGGCCATGCAGGAAGGATCACAGGTTATATTTTGCTTGCTAGAAACTGGAAAAAAGAGGGACAGAGCTTTACTTTGTTCCGCTGCACTGTGTAATAAAGGCAGCTATTCGATTCAGCTGGTTGTGCAATTTGCTCGAGAAATTTCCACAATTATTCAGACATTCTGATGTCAGGACACAACCATTGTCCTCCTTCCTCTTGGGCCATGTTTTAGTTCTCGGTCACGTGTGCGAAAGCAAAGCCGCAATCGGAAACATGCCTGCAGATGCCAATTTTCAGGACCTCATCAGTCACAACCCTTATAAAAGCCATGGCATAACCCAAAACAAATTGCACATCAGATCATCAACGCAGACAGACCGAGAATGTGGAGTGCAGGATGCATGGAGCAATGGATGCCAACAGCAGCGATGGTGGTCACGAACATCGTGATTGCCGTCATGACTGCGCTTCTCAAGCAGGCGCTGAACCAGGGGATGAACCGGCTGGTCCTCATCACTTTCAGGCAGATGCTGGCCACTGTATTCCTTGGCCCCATTGCCTACTTCAAGGAAAGGTACCGTCATTACTATCAAAAAGCAAAGGCAAATAAATCATCGTGATAAAGCCTACTCGTACCAGTAGTTGTCGCTGGTATTGCACTGCTGCTGATCATGCACATGCACtgcctttttttcttcttctttcagAAAGAGAAGACCAAAGTTCACTGCTGAGGTCTTTGTGTACATGTTCCTTAGTGGAATCCTCGGTCCGGTGCTGCTTCAGTACACGCTCTTCGTCGGATTGGAGTACACAACAGCAACATTTGCTGCAACTTTCTCGAATCTGCTCCCAGTGGTTACCTTCTTGATATCACTCGCTTTCGGGTAATGTTCCTTCTTTTTTTTGGTGCCAAAAAGACACTTCTGTGAAAAGAAGGTTTCTTTCTTGTAGGTGAGGTGCAAAGTTTCATATACTTCTATGTACTACATGTCTACTTTGGAAGTTCAATTGATGCTATCTGAATAATTTCAACTGTATTTTCATTAATTAAACTAGTAGAGCATCATCTTGAAATAAACGACTATAAGATCCTAATAGCTAGTTTGATTCTGTGTCAATACTTTTATATGTGTTTTCACATGGCAGCATCTTGAAATGGACCAACACAAAAAGGGAAAAACCTCAACTTTATGAAGCGGCTTGAAtcctactatatatatatactccTTCCGTCCCATGATATAAGATGTATATTGGATGTAACAGTATCTTATATTATGAGACGAAGGGAGTAGAAAATTGATCGGCTTCTCGTACATGAGCATAAATTGTTAAACACATATTTTCAGAACCATGATTTTTTTCATAAGCTAGTTGCATTGCACACTCATGAGCCATGAACATAATTAGAACAGCAAGGAAATAATTTAATCTAAAATTTTGTAGGTATGAGGCCCTAGAGGTGAGGAGCAAGTCGGGAAGCGCCAAGATGTCAGGCACTCTGGTGTCCCTCACCGGAGCCATGCTGCTCACCTTCTACAAGGGCACATCCCTCACCcaccaccaccatttagcatcctCTCCACCCAGCACCCCAGTGGTCGTGTCCAGCGACGTTAACGACCATGGGCACGCCAGCGCGGTGCGATGGGTGCTGGGCTCAGTGTCGATGCTGGCCAACGTCGTCGGCTTCGCGGTGTGGCTGCTGCTGCAGCGTCTGCTCATGCGAAGGTACCCTGCGGTGTACTCTGCCACAGCTGTCATGTCCCTGCTCAGCTTCGTACAGGCGGGGGCTCTGGCGCTGTCAACGCAGCGGATCACCGTGGAGATGTGGAAGCTCAGGGGCACCGTGGAGATCGCCGCTGCCGTGTACTGCGGCGTGGTGGCTTCTGGGATCGGGTACCTCTTGCTGACGTACTGCGTGGAGAAGAGGGGCCCGGTGTTCACCGCGGCCTTCAGCCCGCTGTCCCAGATGTTTGTCGCCGGCATCGACCTTTTCTTCCTCCATGAGCCACTCTACCTCGGAAGGTCAGCCAGCCATTCAGAACATTGCTATTTCTCGTCAGAATGCTGTGTCTACATTGCAGCAGGCAGTGAGCTCCATCAGTGTTGATTTGGTGTTGACTTGATGATATGAATGATGTTGTAGTGTGCTGGGGTCAGTGCTGGTGATCATGGGGCTCTACCTTGTCCTGTGGGGCAAGAGGGAGGAAGCTGCCGCCGCAGCCTCGGCGGCTCCGGTGAAGCCGGTGCCCGTGCAGGTAGCAGCTGGTCAGGGAGACGTGGCAGAGCAGCAGGAGAGAGTGTGACTCTGATCTGTACATATCTGTTAAGACTTAAGAGAACCTGATCCAGATTGACACACCGCCATGTATGATGATCTTCCAGGCTCCGATTAGCAGCCATCCCATGGGTTGCCTCTTGTCTGCGTTTACTCTTGAAAATGACATTGTACCATAGTGGATTGCTCCTGCTGAATCTGCCTTAACAATGGCGCCCCTGGTTGATGAATATTATGATCAGTTACTGAATTCCTTGTGGTGCCGGATCTATCTACTATATATAGGAGCCTCGACGAACCGCTGGTTTTGATAATACGCCTTTGGTGTACTCTCgaaaaaaaaagacaaaattaGCAATGACGAACGACCTCCATCTGGAATTCTGAATGATTCAACGACAGAATTAACCTGTCTTGGCATGCGCGCCACCTGGTCGTCCTCCATTGACGAATCCTCACCTCACGAGCTCATACATAAATACCATGGCGCGAGCGCACGCTCCCGCAGCACGACCGGGGAAGCATGGCCACGCATCAGGAACTCAACCGCACcttcatggcggcggcggcggcgctcgtcCTCCTCCTGGCGACGACGGCGCGGGCGGGGATCGAGGAGGCGTGCCGGGGCGCGGTGAGCCGGGACTCGGCCGTGGACTACGCCCACTGCGTCTCGTCCCTGTCGTCGGACCCGCAGAGCCGGCGGGACGCGGCGGACATGCAcgcgctggcggcggcggcgacgcggatGGCGATCGAGCACGCGGCGGCGACGGAGGCGAGGTTCGACGGGCTGGGCGAGGCGGAGGAGTCCCCGCGCGCGCGGGCCAGGCTGGGGCACTGCCTGGAGGTGTACGGCGCCGCCACCGACGTGCTGCGGGACGCGCTGGACAACATCCGGGCGCGCGTGTACGGGCGGGCCGTGGAGCAGATCGCGGCGGCGCTGGGGGCGGCGGAGCGGTGCGAGGACGCGTGGAAGGGGGAGGAGGAGCAGCGGAATGTCCCCGCCGTCGCCACCGAGCACGACCGGGAGTACGGCCGCTTGGCCACCGTCGCGCTCGGGCTCACCGCCGGCATCGCCTGACCCGCCGGTCTGGTCGGCTCCTGGAGCGCGCGGACATCCTATCTAGCACTAACTATTTTGTTAATTATTACTGGAATAACCAAGAATTCGAATAAGATAGTACTGCAGTAAAATATTACGACCAATGTTCTTCCCATCCATATCATTTGCCACAAAAATAGATGTATCTACACTTAAAATGTATCTAGATATATCTATAGTCACGTGCTATGAGAAAAGGCGTCGAGCGCGTTTGGTAAGCTGAGGATTTCTGCACCAGTGGCACAGTCAGACGGGAGCCCTGCGCGTCGTGAACGGGTCACGGGGCATATTCGGCCCAGTGTTTGATATCCTGTGTTACATCGGTTCAAACAGAAATACGAAAACTCTAAAAAAAGGCCGGTCTTCGCGAAGGTCCAAAAGTCTCTTCGCATGCGACACGTGGCGTGTTGTGGTGCCAGAATTTTTGGTGGGAAGTGGTCCTCTACTCGCCAAGTCTCGCAAAGGGGAGCAAGATGGGATAGGAAAGGAGAGAGAATGATAGGGGATGTCTAATTTTCCCTTTATTTTGTAGATTCGTTTTTTTTAAATGAAATATTTTGGGAACCGTAAGTCAAAATtacgaaccgttttcacttttgagatcctcgcgtcgagatcttcaaaactagatcccatgttgataggtttcgaGATACTTTTTTTTCGTACTTCCAATACTAGTGTGATTGTACTCGTGGTGTGTAACTAACTGTATTCGTGCttcaactgataagtacttctgtttttagtgTATTTGATGCAGTTTTCCATTTACTCGGTCACTTGCTCGTGTATGCGACTTGTACATGTACTTCTGTACTTGTACTTGCCCGTGTGCGCGACTTTACTTCTATAcctgtactcgctcgtgtgtaCATATATACTTCTATACGGTACTCACTCGTATATGCAGTTCTACTTGTACCTGTTTATGTGTGCAATTGTACTTGTGCTCTGTATGTAAATGTACTTGTGCTTTGTAAGCTACTGTACTTGAGTGTACACTGAGTTGTACTCGTCCTCCTTTATAGTCAGATTTATATGTATGTTTGTACATGATTGTACTCGAAGTTTTCCTAAAATGTACTCGGTCCGCTTACGTGCATGTAGGCATATACTCAATGGATTGCCACTTCAATGCCATACGATTTAGCGGCATAGTCTAGGTAGGAGCCAGCAGCCTAGGTACGAGCTAGCGATTTTCAGCCGCGGGACGTAGgcccagtttttttttttttttagcttCTTAATGGCTTAGACGTGAAAATAAGCTAAAACCCAAAAGAACTCGATTTTAAGCCGTTGTGGGGGCAGCCGGCTTGGCCATTCCTGTGTAGTGGGGGGAAGCCACCCTACCTAGATTTTCACAGCTTCCCGAGCTCCATAGAATCGTTATATGAGTATACCCCTATTTGCTACTCTATTTACGTCAAAATACCACCACGCTGTAGCGAAAGGTTATATTTATCTCTGTATCCATCCAAACCGCGCAGGACCGCACACCCCATCGACCTCCCGCTCGCGACAGCCTCCCacgcatctccaccgccaccggacCTGGCTGCTCCGGCCTGCCGCCTCCGCACGCCGTCCGTTGCCAAGTAGATCCCCATCTCTCCCCGCATCCATTTCATGGAGCGGAGTTATCCTGCGGCAACCCCTTGCGCGTTCTTCGGCCCATCGAGCGGAGCTCGAGCTCGCCGGCCGACCCTCCCTCCGCTGCAGCCTAGGACCGGCGCTGCGACTCCGGCCCCTCGCTGCTGCTCCCTCGTCCGTCCTCCTCAAGACAGAGTCCTGCCTCACCTCGTTGGCCCGGATCCAGGCGAGGTCGAGCTCGTCGGCCAGGTGGCGATGTACTGATGTTGTCCACCAGCGCTACCTCCTCCGTCCGTCCTTCTCTCCACTCCGGCGGACACAAGGTAAAGGTCCACCAGGAACGCGCACATCCACCACCGATCGAGCAGGGTCAAGCAACATGCCAGAATTGGATAAATTCAGCTTAGGTTGTAGTTGTATGTACGCACGGCTCATGTTGTGATGATCTGTTCAACTATTGTATGAAAACCAGCATTTGTATTTACGCATCAGATGTATGCAATTGagatttttttgtttgtttttggaGTGTTCAATTTTCCCCTATAGTTTTAGGCTAATAGTACAAAATATTCAGGGGCATTACAGAACTTTTACCAGACAACTTAGATAATAAGCCGAGACAATGAAAGCCCAAAAGAACTGGAGGCTAGTTTCTGCTGAGCTTATTTTTACAACCGTTTTATGGACAGCTCAAGCCAGAGTGGCTTATGCACAAGCCGTAGCTCAAAAGAACTGGGCCGTACTTGCGCGAGCTTCCTTGCACGCGCATGTGATTTGGCCGCAGGTTGAGTCGCTGCGTACGCGCGGACGTGGGTCATACCGCACGCGCGAAGGTTCTCCAGCGCTGACACGTGTTGCTTGTTCCTTAGTTCGATTCCCTCTAGAAAGGTTGGTATTTAGGTAGTGATACTTACAGAAGTGCAGATTGTTTGGATACCTGGATAAAGTGTTCCATCCAAACTTGGCCAACACGGCCCGATAAGGAGTTAAGGTGCTTGGCACGGCATAGCACGGCCCACCAGGGGACGCTAAGATAACGGGTCGTGTCGTGTCGGCACGTGGGCTTGACATACAGGCCCGGACACAACCCCTTTGCTTATCGTGCCGGCCCGCGGCACATTAGCATTGTTGGGcctaagagctggcaatgggtcaGGTTTGGTCAGGTCAACCTAAACTAGACCCATGCCCATCACCCTTATCGGGCACACCTGTGACCCATGACCCTACTCATGGGTAAGGAATGAGACCCATGCCCAAACCCATCGGGCAACCCGAACCTATCGGGCAACCCATCGGGTACAAAAAATGGAGAGTTTGACGCAACCAAATATTTAGAACACATCGGCACATTGTTGGGCTACCAAGACGAAGAGTGGTGTGTTCCCGTTCATGGCTTTGTGACTGCAAGTAGTGCTAATATGCACATGTTTGGTTTCTGGATACAAGAGCTTTGTGTGTAAACGATGTATACTGTCTACATGTATAATGTACGTGTATCATAGCCCACGTACCATACAAAATAATTAAACTGTTTTAATTAGTTATATTAATCGGGTGACCCATCGGGCAACCCGTGAGCATAGACTGATACCCATGCCCGACCCACGACTAATCGGGTTGCCCATGGATCGTTTCCATGGGCGAACATCGAGACCCATACCCTACCCATTCGGGTCGGGTGCCCATGGGCAGACGTACCCATGGGTCGAAATGCCGGCTTGATTGGGCCGTTTGGCACGTTGTGCCTGGTTTGGCCCAAACTGCTtccgaaaattcgaaaaaaatcaagGCTGCTTCAAAGACAAgcgacatgaaagtagatcaagtacttggtagcatctcattaagagtggtaactcgtagacaacatgcattacttatcacttactgtcaacatcatgcttttgtgtctagttttgagccactcaaggtacatgaagccttggttgatccggattgggtaattgtcatgcaagaagaattggaatgtttcacccgcaatgaaatatggtctctagttgagagacccaaggatcatcgcatcaatgtaatTGGGACCAAGTGGGtggtcaagaacaagcaagatgagaatgacaTTGTCATAAGaaataaagcaaggttagtggcgcaagggttttcccaaatagaaggtatggattatgAGGACACATTTGCGCTGGTTGTccatcttgaagctattcgtattttgcttgcatttgcatccttTTATAATTTCaagctatatcaaatggatgtgaaaagtgcatttttgaatggtctcctaaaagaaactgcatatgcggcttgatacgcgtacagcacgcgtccgttgggaaccccaagaggaaggtgtgatgcgtacagcggcaagttttccctcagtaagaaaccaaggtttatcgaaccagtaggagccaagaagcacgttgaaggttgatggcggcgatatgtagtgcggcgcaacaccagggattccggcgccaacgtggaacctgcacaacacaacccaagtactttgccccaacgaaacagtgaggttgtcaatctcaccggcttgctgtaacaaaggattagatgtatagtgtggatgatgattgtttgcagagaacagtaaagaacaagtattacagtagattgtattcgatataaaagaatggaccggggtccacagttcactagtggtgtctctccca
It includes:
- the LOC127311652 gene encoding WAT1-related protein At3g30340 gives rise to the protein MWSAGCMEQWMPTAAMVVTNIVIAVMTALLKQALNQGMNRLVLITFRQMLATVFLGPIAYFKERKRRPKFTAEVFVYMFLSGILGPVLLQYTLFVGLEYTTATFAATFSNLLPVVTFLISLAFGYEALEVRSKSGSAKMSGTLVSLTGAMLLTFYKGTSLTHHHHLASSPPSTPVVVSSDVNDHGHASAVRWVLGSVSMLANVVGFAVWLLLQRLLMRRYPAVYSATAVMSLLSFVQAGALALSTQRITVEMWKLRGTVEIAAAVYCGVVASGIGYLLLTYCVEKRGPVFTAAFSPLSQMFVAGIDLFFLHEPLYLGSVLGSVLVIMGLYLVLWGKREEAAAAASAAPVKPVPVQVAAGQGDVAEQQERV
- the LOC127311653 gene encoding WAT1-related protein At3g30340 isoform X1 — encoded protein: MWGMAHIAEWKPVIAMLVFDLISAVTTALIKKALEEGLDRLVLITLRQLVATVFLSPIAFFKERTTRPKLTLEILIYLFFSAALGAALSQYTFFYGLQYTTATFAITFTNLAPVLTFIIAVLLRVESLNMKSKAGVAKISGTLMSFAGVMLLTLYKGVALTHQGDQSVLSGQHAEATTESGKKSWTLGTLALLANCLCFSFWLLLQSKLTKKYPALYSSTAYMFLISSMQGGGLTVAIQRRKSVWVLKQTVEIVTVLYTGILGSGVGYVIMTWCVEKRGPVFTSSFIPIIQIMVAIIDFFFLHENIYLGSVLGSILMIMGLYILLWGKNRDASVTVASVKEEEEEEEEDKEKQTQS
- the LOC127311655 gene encoding putative invertase inhibitor, with the translated sequence MATHQELNRTFMAAAAALVLLLATTARAGIEEACRGAVSRDSAVDYAHCVSSLSSDPQSRRDAADMHALAAAATRMAIEHAAATEARFDGLGEAEESPRARARLGHCLEVYGAATDVLRDALDNIRARVYGRAVEQIAAALGAAERCEDAWKGEEEQRNVPAVATEHDREYGRLATVALGLTAGIA
- the LOC127311653 gene encoding WAT1-related protein At3g30340 isoform X2 — translated: MWGMAHIAEWKPVIAMLVFDLISAVTTALIKKALEEGLDRLVLITLRQLVATVFLSPIAFFKERTTRPKLTLEILIYLFFSAALGVESLNMKSKAGVAKISGTLMSFAGVMLLTLYKGVALTHQGDQSVLSGQHAEATTESGKKSWTLGTLALLANCLCFSFWLLLQSKLTKKYPALYSSTAYMFLISSMQGGGLTVAIQRRKSVWVLKQTVEIVTVLYTGILGSGVGYVIMTWCVEKRGPVFTSSFIPIIQIMVAIIDFFFLHENIYLGSVLGSILMIMGLYILLWGKNRDASVTVASVKEEEEEEEEDKEKQTQS